The sequence GCTATCCGGGTCGCCCGAGCGAGGCTTCGTCCGACTCGATCCGGATCACGCCGCGCTCACCCGATCCCCTGTCCCGCGACAGGGCCCGCCACCGGCTCCAGGAAGCCCTCCTCGACCAGCAGCCGGATCGCCTGCGGGGTGCGGTCGCGCAGGAGCACCGGGTCCTCGGACATCAGCTGGGCGATGGCGTCCAGGATCCGCCCGGCGGGCAGCGAACCGTCGCACACCCCGGCGAACCCGGCGGCCACCGCGTCCACCTTGGTCGCCCGCATCATCCCGCGGTGCTGGCGCAGCACCACATGCTCGGGATCCTCCGCCCCGGGCAGGCCCACCTGCTCCTGCACGACCTCGGTGGCGAGGGTGAAGTGCCCGGCGAGGAGGGCGGCGTCGTCCTGGTCGCGCAGGTAGTCCTGGCGGGCGAAGTGCTCCTCCACGGCCCGGCCCAGCGGCTGCTGCACGGCGTGCGGCCACTCCTCGACGACGACCGACGGGCGCCCCGCGGCCGCGGCGGCGGACCTGCGCAACGTGATCCAGCCGAAGCCGACGGCGGTGGTCCCGCGCGCCTCGAACTCGTCCAGCCACGCCTCGTACCGCTCGGCGTACGCCTCCGGGTCGCTGCGGTGGTCGCCGCTGTCGCGCAGCCAGAGCTCGGCGTACTGCGTGACGTCCTGGACCTCGCGCTGCACGATCCAGGCGTCGCACCCGGCGGGCACCCAGGAGCGGAGCCGGTCCTGCCACTCCTCGCCCTCCACGTGCTGCCAGTTGGCGAGGAACTGGGCGTATCCCCCCTCGTTCAGGTGGTCGCCCGCCTGCTGGACCAGGGTGCGGCAGAGGTCGTCGCCGGCCATGCCGCCGTCCCGGTAGGTGAGGCGGGCGCCGGGCGAGATGACGAAGGGCGGGTTGGAGACGATCAGGTCGAAGGTCTCCGCACCGACCGGCTCGAAGAGGGAACCCTCGCGGAGGTCGGCCGGGGCGGCGCCGGAGAGGGCGAGGGTGAGCCGGGTGAACTCCAGGGCGCGGGGGTTGAGGTCGGTGGCGGTGACGCGGGTGGCGTGCTGGGCGGCGTGCAGCGCCTGGATGCCGGAGCCCGTACCGAGGTCGAGGGCCGAGGCCACCGGCGTACGCACGGTGATGGAGGCGAGGGTGGTGGAGGCCCCGCCGACGCCGAGGACGACGCCCTCCTCGTGCGAGCCGATCCCGCCCGCACCGCCGACCGCGCAGCCGAGGTCGGAGACGATGAACCAGTCCTCACCGTCCGGCCCGCCGTAAGGCCGTACGTCGACGGTGGCGCGGACCAGGCCGTCCTCGACGCTCACCCAGCCGTCCTGGACGCACTCCTCCAGCGGCAGGGCGGCGCGGGCCTGCTCCTGGGGGACGGGGCGCTGGAGGAGGAACAGCCGCACCAGCGTGTCGAGCGGCGACACGCCCCGGGTGGCACGCAGGGCGGGCACGGTCTCGCTGCGGGCGAGCGCGGCATAGGCGGAGGCGCCGAGCCGGTCGAGGAGGCCGTCGGCGGTGAAGGCCGCGGCGAGCAGCGCCTCGCGGAGGCCGGCGGTGTGGTCGGGTGCGGGAAGGCTGGTCTCACTCACCCGACCATTGTGGCCGGTCCCACCGACAACGGCAGCGGCCCGGCCACCCACAGGGTGTCCGGGCCACTGCTTCGAGACCGTTCTCGCGGCCTTCGGGGCGCCGGGTTTCGCGGAGGGACGGGTTGCCGGGGTGCCGGGGCCCTCCCGGGCCGCCGGGTCCTCCCGGGGCACCGGGCCACCGGGTCGCCGGGTCTTCCCGGAGCACCGAGCGCCGGGTCGCTGGGCCCTCCCGAGCCGCCGGATCGCCGCGCCGACCGGGCCGCCGGGTCTTCCCGGGGCGCCGGGCCCCCGGAGTGCCGGGTCGCCCGGTCGCCGGGCCACAGGAGTGCCGGGCCGGCGGGCGGCCGGGTCCTCCCGGGCCGCCGGGCCGCCGGGCCGCCGGGCCGCCGGAAACGGTCTTCCGGGAGCCGAGGGCCCAGGGCTACGCCTTCTTCTCCTCCGAGGCCGACGCCGAGGGAGTCGCCGCGCCCGCTTCCGGCGCCGCGGATCCCCCGGGGCTGGCGGGCCCGGTCGAGGGCGCCGGCTTCTGGCAGCCCTTCTGCTTCGACATCGCGGTGCCGACCTCACCGGACTGGAGCTTCTTCAGCGCCTGGTCACCGCTGGTGCTGATCTTGTTCAGCTCGTCGGCGATGCCCTTGAGGCCGTCGGCGAACTTCGCCTGGTCCTTGGTCTCCAGGGCGTCGACCTTGGTCTTCAGACCGGCGTACGCCGTGGCGGAGGCGTTCAGCTCCTTCACGGCCTCCTTCTGCGTGGTCTCACCGTCGTCGACCGGCGGCGGACCGGCCGAGTCCACGGCCGCGCCCAGCGACTTGTACGCCTGGGAGATCTGCTGGAAGGCGGCCGAGTCCGTCTTCTGGACGTCGGCGGGCTTGCTGTTGTCAGCGGTCTGCTGCTGGATGGAGGCGTTGGCGTTGGCGATCTTCTGGAGCTGCGGCTGGACCTGGTCGCAGACCTTCTTGGCCCAGTCGTTCACCTTGTCGTCGCTGTCGTCGCTGCAACCCGACAGCGTCAGTACGAGTACCGCACCGCCGGACAGTGCGGCTGCAAGCTTCTTGTTCACCGGTTGGGTCCCTTCCAAGGCTCTCGGCCCCGGAACTTACACGCCGAGGGGGCTCCATCCGGGTGCCGGGCATCCGGTGTACCCCCTTTTGAAGCCATTTGCACCAAGGGAAATGAGGGAGATGCCACTCGGCCGGAGAATCCGACACCCGTACGGTCACTCACCGGAACGGCGGGATTCGATCACCGGTTCCCACACAGAGGAGCAGGCGGGCGGTACGTCAACACGCACCACCCGCCCGCACGGTGACCGCACGTCACCCGGAGCCGTGGATCTACGAGGCGGCAGCCGGGTCCGGTGACGGCACCGAAGGACCGCCGCCGCCCGGCGCACCGCTGTCGTCCTCGCCCACGGCGATTCCGCGCCGCTTGGACACGTAGACCGCGCCGACGATGACCACGAGGGCGAAGACGGCGACCAGCGCCCGGATCCAGGGGTTCGCGTCCGCCCCGTAGCTGAACTGCACCACCGCGGGTGCGATGAGCAGGGCCACCAGGTTCATCACCTTCAGGAGCGGGTTGATCGCCGGGCCCGCCGTGTCCTTGAACGGGTCGCCGACCGTGTCGCCGATCACGGTCGCGGCGTGCGCGTCGCTGCCCTTGCCGCCGTAGTGCCCGTCCTCGACGAGCTTCTTGGCGTTGTCCCAGGCACCGCCGGAGTTGGCGAGGAAGACCGCCATCAGGGTGCCGGTGGCGATGGCGCCCGCGAGGTACGAGCCGAGCGCGCCGACGCCCAGGCTGAACCCGACCGCGATCGGCGCCAGGACCGCGAGCAGGCCGGGCGTGGCCAGCTCGCGCAGGGCGTCCTTGGTGCAGATGTCGACGACGCGGCCGTACTCCGGCTTCTCCGTGTAGTCCATGATCCCGGGGTGCTCGCGGAACTGCCGCCGCACCTCATGGACCACGGCTCCGGCGGACCGGGAGACCGCGTTGATGGCGAGTCCGGAGAAGAGGAAGACGACCGCCGCGCCGAGGATCAGGCCGACGAGGTTGTTGGGCTGCGAGATGTCCAGGCTCAGCCCCAGCTCCCCCGCCC is a genomic window of Streptomyces sp. SID8374 containing:
- a CDS encoding methyltransferase, yielding MSETSLPAPDHTAGLREALLAAAFTADGLLDRLGASAYAALARSETVPALRATRGVSPLDTLVRLFLLQRPVPQEQARAALPLEECVQDGWVSVEDGLVRATVDVRPYGGPDGEDWFIVSDLGCAVGGAGGIGSHEEGVVLGVGGASTTLASITVRTPVASALDLGTGSGIQALHAAQHATRVTATDLNPRALEFTRLTLALSGAAPADLREGSLFEPVGAETFDLIVSNPPFVISPGARLTYRDGGMAGDDLCRTLVQQAGDHLNEGGYAQFLANWQHVEGEEWQDRLRSWVPAGCDAWIVQREVQDVTQYAELWLRDSGDHRSDPEAYAERYEAWLDEFEARGTTAVGFGWITLRRSAAAAAGRPSVVVEEWPHAVQQPLGRAVEEHFARQDYLRDQDDAALLAGHFTLATEVVQEQVGLPGAEDPEHVVLRQHRGMMRATKVDAVAAGFAGVCDGSLPAGRILDAIAQLMSEDPVLLRDRTPQAIRLLVEEGFLEPVAGPVAGQGIG
- a CDS encoding small secreted protein, whose protein sequence is MNKKLAAALSGGAVLVLTLSGCSDDSDDKVNDWAKKVCDQVQPQLQKIANANASIQQQTADNSKPADVQKTDSAAFQQISQAYKSLGAAVDSAGPPPVDDGETTQKEAVKELNASATAYAGLKTKVDALETKDQAKFADGLKGIADELNKISTSGDQALKKLQSGEVGTAMSKQKGCQKPAPSTGPASPGGSAAPEAGAATPSASASEEKKA